In Mastigocladopsis repens PCC 10914, a single window of DNA contains:
- a CDS encoding ABC-F family ATP-binding cassette domain-containing protein, with protein MLRLEHISKIYPTGEVLKDINWEVKAGDRIGLVGVNGAGKSTQLKIINGEIEPTSGEIIRPASLHIAYLNQEFEVDPTRTVSEEFWTVFKEANSVQQSLAQVQRDMESATSEELEKLIHKLDRLQRQFEALDGYILDARIGKILPEMGFALEDGDRLVSAFSGGWQMRMGLGKILLQEPDLLLLDEPTNHLDLETIEWLENYLKGLNTPMVIVSHDREFLDRLCTQIVETERGVSSVYLGNYSAYLQQKSENQTAQFAAYERQQKELDKQQAFVDRFRASATRSTQAKSREKQLEKIERIEAPTSGLKTLQFRFPPAPRSGREVVDIKDLTLTYDEKILFLGANLLIERGDRIAFIAPNGAGKSTLLRLIMGMEKPTDGFIKLGDHNVLPGYFEQNQAEALDLKKTVMETIHDEVPDWKNEEVRTLLGRFLFTGDTVFKPVAALSGGEKARLALAKMLLQPANLLILDEPTNHLDIPAKEMLEEAIQNYDGTVIVVSHDRYFISKVANKIVEIHEGEFRVYLGDYHYYLAKIAEEKEQAKLAAIAVEKAAKKAAKAAKASTKKK; from the coding sequence ATGTTGCGACTTGAACATATTAGTAAAATTTACCCCACAGGCGAAGTCCTCAAGGATATCAACTGGGAAGTCAAAGCTGGCGATCGCATTGGTTTAGTTGGTGTCAACGGTGCTGGAAAGTCTACCCAACTCAAAATTATCAATGGAGAAATTGAACCCACTTCTGGCGAAATCATTCGTCCTGCCAGCTTACACATAGCATACCTCAATCAAGAGTTTGAGGTAGACCCTACTCGTACTGTTAGCGAAGAATTTTGGACAGTCTTTAAAGAAGCTAACTCTGTGCAGCAGTCTTTGGCGCAAGTACAGCGAGACATGGAAAGCGCCACGAGTGAGGAACTCGAAAAACTGATCCACAAGTTGGATCGTCTACAACGGCAGTTTGAAGCCTTGGATGGCTACATTTTGGATGCACGAATTGGGAAAATTCTACCAGAAATGGGGTTTGCGCTAGAAGATGGCGATCGCCTAGTCAGTGCCTTTAGTGGTGGTTGGCAAATGCGAATGGGTTTAGGCAAAATTCTCCTACAAGAACCTGACTTATTGCTGCTAGACGAGCCAACTAACCACTTAGATTTAGAAACTATTGAGTGGCTGGAAAATTACCTTAAAGGGCTAAATACCCCTATGGTGATAGTTTCTCATGACCGTGAGTTTCTGGATCGGCTCTGCACCCAAATTGTAGAAACGGAACGAGGCGTTTCCAGCGTTTACCTTGGCAACTACTCAGCATACCTGCAACAAAAATCAGAAAATCAAACAGCACAATTTGCCGCTTACGAACGCCAGCAAAAAGAACTAGATAAACAACAAGCATTTGTTGATAGGTTCCGCGCCAGTGCAACCCGAAGTACTCAGGCAAAAAGCCGGGAAAAACAACTCGAAAAAATCGAGCGCATCGAAGCACCTACCTCAGGGTTAAAAACTCTGCAATTCCGTTTTCCCCCTGCACCCCGCAGCGGACGTGAGGTCGTGGACATCAAAGATTTGACTCTCACGTATGATGAGAAAATATTGTTTTTAGGTGCAAATCTTTTGATTGAAAGAGGCGATCGCATTGCTTTTATTGCTCCCAATGGTGCCGGCAAATCGACTTTGTTACGCCTAATTATGGGGATGGAAAAACCCACAGACGGTTTCATTAAATTGGGCGATCACAATGTGCTCCCTGGGTACTTTGAGCAAAATCAAGCGGAAGCTTTGGATTTGAAAAAGACAGTCATGGAAACTATTCATGATGAAGTTCCTGATTGGAAAAATGAAGAAGTTCGAACCCTTTTGGGAAGATTTTTATTCACTGGCGACACTGTATTTAAACCAGTTGCAGCATTGAGTGGTGGTGAAAAAGCACGTCTGGCATTGGCAAAAATGCTACTGCAACCAGCAAATTTATTGATACTAGATGAGCCGACCAATCACTTAGATATTCCAGCGAAAGAAATGTTAGAAGAAGCCATACAAAACTATGATGGCACTGTAATTGTAGTTTCCCACGACCGTTATTTTATATCCAAGGTAGCCAACAAAATTGTGGAAATCCACGAAGGTGAATTTCGCGTCTATCTAGGTGACTACCATTATTACTTGGCAAAAATAGCAGAGGAAAAGGAACAAGCAAAATTAGCGGCAATAGCTGTCGAAAAAGCGGCAAAGAAAGCAGCAAAAGCTGCTAAAGCATCTACCAAAAAGAAATGA
- the gpmI gene encoding 2,3-bisphosphoglycerate-independent phosphoglycerate mutase yields the protein MTKAPIPPVVLVILDGWGYCEETHGNAIAVANTPVMDSLWAAYPHTLIQTSGKAVGLPEGQMGNSEVGHLNIGAGRVVPQELVRISDAVADGSILTNPALVKICKEVCSRNGKLHLVGLTSEGGVHSHINHLFGLLELAKIQGISQVCIHAITDGRDTTPTEGVKALLLLQEYIDRIGVGRIVTISGRYYAMDRDHRWDRVKRAYDVMTQDGPGNERAAVEVLQASYAEGVTDEFVVPVRIAPGAIEPQDGVIFFNFRPDRARQLTQAFVNPEFNGFERQQISPLSFVTFTQYESELSVGVAFEPQNLNNILGEVISGHGLKQFRTAETEKYAHVTYFFNGGLEEPFEGEDRELVNSPMVATYDSAPAMSAQAVTDVAIAAIEKCIYSLVVINYANPDMVGHTGNIEATVKAVETVDQCLGRLLTSIIKVGGTTLITADHGNAEHLLDSDGNPWTAHTTNPVPLILVEGEKAKIPGYGTDVAMRSDGKLADLAPTILDILQLPQPSEMTGRSLLQSAEYEVQLSRTPVKLGL from the coding sequence ATGACCAAAGCACCTATTCCTCCCGTGGTGCTAGTCATTTTAGACGGATGGGGCTACTGCGAGGAAACTCATGGAAACGCTATTGCCGTTGCTAACACTCCGGTGATGGATAGCTTATGGGCGGCTTATCCCCATACCCTCATCCAAACATCAGGGAAAGCAGTGGGGTTACCAGAAGGTCAAATGGGCAACTCAGAAGTTGGTCATTTGAACATAGGTGCTGGTAGAGTTGTGCCCCAAGAATTGGTACGCATCTCAGACGCGGTAGCAGATGGTTCTATCCTCACAAATCCAGCACTTGTCAAAATCTGCAAGGAAGTGTGTAGTCGAAATGGCAAGCTGCATTTGGTTGGGCTAACTTCCGAGGGTGGAGTGCATTCGCACATTAATCATCTATTCGGACTACTTGAGTTAGCCAAGATTCAGGGAATATCCCAAGTTTGCATACACGCTATTACTGATGGGCGTGACACCACCCCAACTGAAGGTGTGAAAGCACTTTTACTTCTTCAAGAATACATCGACCGTATAGGAGTTGGGCGTATAGTCACAATTAGCGGTCGCTACTACGCCATGGATCGCGATCATCGCTGGGATCGGGTCAAACGCGCCTACGATGTGATGACACAGGATGGACCTGGCAATGAGCGTGCGGCTGTGGAAGTCTTGCAAGCATCGTATGCAGAGGGTGTGACAGACGAGTTCGTTGTCCCAGTAAGAATTGCACCCGGAGCAATAGAACCCCAAGATGGAGTGATATTCTTCAACTTCCGCCCAGACCGCGCCAGACAACTTACCCAAGCTTTTGTAAATCCAGAATTTAACGGTTTTGAAAGACAGCAAATCTCGCCGCTGTCTTTTGTCACCTTTACACAGTACGAGTCAGAATTATCAGTTGGGGTTGCTTTTGAGCCTCAGAATTTGAATAACATTCTTGGGGAAGTCATTTCTGGGCATGGTTTAAAGCAGTTTCGCACCGCAGAAACAGAAAAATACGCTCACGTCACCTACTTCTTCAATGGGGGTTTGGAAGAACCCTTTGAAGGAGAAGACAGGGAACTGGTAAACTCTCCGATGGTAGCAACCTACGATAGTGCGCCAGCAATGTCAGCCCAAGCCGTGACAGATGTGGCGATCGCAGCTATTGAAAAGTGCATATATTCGCTAGTTGTCATCAACTATGCTAACCCAGACATGGTAGGACACACTGGTAACATAGAAGCGACTGTGAAAGCAGTTGAGACTGTAGACCAGTGTTTGGGTCGCCTACTTACCAGCATCATTAAAGTTGGGGGTACAACACTTATTACCGCCGACCACGGTAACGCTGAGCATTTGCTAGATAGTGACGGGAATCCCTGGACAGCGCATACGACCAACCCAGTCCCTCTCATCCTAGTAGAAGGCGAAAAAGCAAAAATCCCAGGATATGGTACAGATGTCGCTATGCGAAGCGATGGCAAGCTAGCCGACCTTGCACCCACGATTCTGGATATTTTACAACTCCCTCAGCCATCGGAAATGACAGGGCGATCGCTGCTGCAAAGCGCTGAGTATGAAGTCCAACTCTCTCGCACTCCTGTAAAACTGGGACTGTAA
- the secG gene encoding preprotein translocase subunit SecG, which translates to MTITNVVEVIWALSAIGMIILVLLHSPKGDGVGAIGGQAQLFSSTKSAENTLNRVTWALAVIFLGLTVVLSAGWLPK; encoded by the coding sequence ATGACCATTACTAACGTTGTAGAAGTCATTTGGGCATTATCCGCTATTGGTATGATTATCTTGGTTTTGTTACACAGTCCAAAAGGTGATGGTGTAGGAGCCATTGGCGGACAAGCCCAGTTGTTTAGCAGCACCAAGAGTGCAGAAAACACATTAAACCGAGTCACTTGGGCGCTTGCAGTCATTTTTCTCGGTTTAACTGTGGTTTTGAGTGCTGGTTGGCTCCCCAAATAA